The nucleotide window GAGGTCCTTGTAGCGGACGCGCACATCGCCCGTCAGGCGGAGGTGGTTCCCGTCCAGGCGAAAACGCAGTTCCTCCATCCTGCCCCGGTCGATGCGCAGGAAGGCCAACGGCACGATAGTGGGATTCAAAGAGGGCAAGTTCACGCTCCCCATCCGACCTTCCAGCCGGAAGCGGGGGTTACCCGGTTCCATGGTGAAGTTGATGGTGGTGGGAATCCGGTCCCGCAAGCGGCAGTTGATTTCCATGCGGATGGCCGGACAGTTCGCAATATTCGCCGGGCCCATATGAAAATCGTGCACCCATCCATTGATAGTGTCGAAGCTCAACTTGCCGGGAACGCGGCTGCCCCGATTGTGTTCGCCGAAGACGACCCGCCCGTTCTGGATCTTGATCTCCCCGATCTGGAACGGCATCTGGATGCGCTTCAGCACCTGGTATGGCAGGGGTTTGCGTTTGCGGGGGCCCTTCCTGCGAAGAACCCGGCGGTCGCGGAACACCTCCAGCTGAGGCGACTTCAAGACTACCGAAACGGGATGCTTCCCATCCGGAGGCGTGGAAGACGGGTATCCCCCGTGAGGCCATTGCAGGAGCACCTGGTCGACCCGCAGTTCGATGCGATCCGTCTGGAATCCCCGTTTCCGGGAGTATTTGTATACCGGCCAACGGGGCTGGAGATGGACGCCGCCGATTTCCACAAGGCGGTTCGTGGGATTCAGCCGAATCGTGCGCATAGACAGAACAGACTGCGTCCGGGGAAGATGGATACGGACCGGGCCCGCCATGGCCTGCAAACCCAAACCCCGATGGCGGGCCGGTGACCATTCCAATTTCTCCAGTTGGATCGCCACTGCGGGCTCTTGATCCGCTGCTTTGGGCGCCCATTCCAATTGCCCGTCTTCCAGCAGCATGCGCCCCAGGATGACCGCGGAAGTTATCTTTTCATCGACGTGGGGGGTGACGTCTTTCTTCAAGTCCGGCTGAAATGATGCGGCTGAAATAGAGCCGGACAAACGACCGCTCCAGCGGCGCAACCGAACCAGGTCCGCCCGGATTTTTCCGTGCCGCAACAGGTGAACGAGATGCAGGCCCCGCAGTTCGGCCTCCGCGGCGTGGGCACGGGCGACCGTATTCGCGTCGCCGCCCTTCCGGCTCCGAATTTCGATAGAAAGGTTGCGCAGCCGGATACCCGGCGACAAGGGCAGAATATCCATGGATTCCCAACGCACCGTTACACCCTTGGCGGAAGCGGACAGGGCATTCTCTATGCGATTGCTCAAGACACCCTTACCCGCCATGTAGAAACCGGCGCACCCCACGGCCGTGGCAGCCAGGAATATGATTATTCTCTTCAGACAGTCACTCCGTTTTCTCTGTTTTTGTCGTGCGCGGATCCCGGGCATGAATAAGCACCATCCACGAGTATCTCCTGATAAAGGGGATCCGGCATATCGCTTTGTCCGCCCAGGCAAGTATTCTCCACATCCCTTCAAAGAAAAACATCTTACGAAAAGGAATCGCCGACAGGGTCAGCAAAGAAAAAAATTCGGTTTTGACTTCGTGAAAAAAACCATCCAACAACCTGATTTCGCGAACCGTCAACGGATGCTCATCCCGGGTACGGATATTCGGAGTAAGCTTTCTGTACAACTTGATGAAAGGATTGTGGCCCAGGGGTTCGCAGAATACCAGGTGGCCGTGGGGGGCGCAAACCCGGGACAATTCCGGGTAGGCCCGCTCGATATTGAGGTGATGGAGGACACCGGAGCCCACCACGAGATCAAAGCGGTCGTCCGCAAACGCCAGCTCCTCGGCGTTCATGACCATGAATTCCACACGATTCCCTTTGTGCCCCGTCTTTTCTCTGGCGACTCGAATCTTACCGTGACCCTGCGGGTCGAGACGAATCAACGATGAGCCTGCGGCCCTTGACGAAACCGGTGCCGTTGATCTTTGTCACAAGGCGTCCGGCTTTAATGACAGTGCTGGTACTCCAGGAGAAAGTCATTTCAACACTATCATAGGTGCCGCTGATTTTACTTTGGGTGCTCTGAGACCCCTCTGCGCCGAAATTCTTTTCATGCTCGGTAAGACCGAAAACCTCGCCTCCCGAGGCCTTTCCGGTACCTCCATGGTTGAGCCCGTCAGGATGGGAGGAACCTTCCACGCCCGCAAACGCCAGGCTGTACTCAAGTTCGCCGGGAGGATTGACACGGATCCAGTTGGCGCCGCTGTCAAGTTCGGCGGGGAAAGACCAGGTTCTCTCGCGGTAGGGACTGGTTTCGGTAATGGTGATCTCCCCCGTGGATTCCACTATCTCCCAGGTACTGGGCTGAAGGAGCGCCCCATTCTCCGGGTTCAGGTGGAACGGTGCCATGATCCACAGCACCATGACCGCAACATAAAATGATTTTGCGTGCAAAACGGCGTTTTTCATTCAAAACCTCCCGAGTCACAATTCATTAATGTTCAAAGTCAAAGAAACTCCTCATGACGCTTGTCGCCTTACTTTTCCGGCTGTTTCACATCAACCCGGCCAGTTTTTCGACAAAGGCGGCCACCTTTTCGCCGTTACCGAACTTGGAAGCATGAAAGTACGCGATCGTCTTTTTTCCTGAAGCGGATTCCATGACCAGAACCTCCTCGGATTCTACCGGAAACTTCCATTGATTATGCCTCATCCCGCGACAAATTACCAGTGAATCCCGCCGACGATCCCACTTTCCACCATTGCCTCTCGCCCCTTGCCAGTTTTCACTTTTCACTTGTATAATGA belongs to Candidatus Aminicenantes bacterium and includes:
- a CDS encoding DUF748 domain-containing protein codes for the protein MPGIRARQKQRKRSDCLKRIIIFLAATAVGCAGFYMAGKGVLSNRIENALSASAKGVTVRWESMDILPLSPGIRLRNLSIEIRSRKGGDANTVARAHAAEAELRGLHLVHLLRHGKIRADLVRLRRWSGRLSGSISAASFQPDLKKDVTPHVDEKITSAVILGRMLLEDGQLEWAPKAADQEPAVAIQLEKLEWSPARHRGLGLQAMAGPVRIHLPRTQSVLSMRTIRLNPTNRLVEIGGVHLQPRWPVYKYSRKRGFQTDRIELRVDQVLLQWPHGGYPSSTPPDGKHPVSVVLKSPQLEVFRDRRVLRRKGPRKRKPLPYQVLKRIQMPFQIGEIKIQNGRVVFGEHNRGSRVPGKLSFDTINGWVHDFHMGPANIANCPAIRMEINCRLRDRIPTTINFTMEPGNPRFRLEGRMGSVNLPSLNPTIVPLAFLRIDRGRMEELRFRLDGNHLRLTGDVRVRYKDLKISMVKRSDPGERRGLASFLANAVLFSSNPKKNKALHAARVDLPRDPRRSFFNWLWRGILAGLKRSAGL
- a CDS encoding class I SAM-dependent methyltransferase codes for the protein MIRLDPQGHGKIRVAREKTGHKGNRVEFMVMNAEELAFADDRFDLVVGSGVLHHLNIERAYPELSRVCAPHGHLVFCEPLGHNPFIKLYRKLTPNIRTRDEHPLTVREIRLLDGFFHEVKTEFFSLLTLSAIPFRKMFFFEGMWRILAWADKAICRIPFIRRYSWMVLIHARDPRTTKTEKTE